In one window of Streptomyces sp. NBC_01224 DNA:
- the obgE gene encoding GTPase ObgE, which yields MTTFVDRVELHVAAGNGGHGCASVHREKFKPLGGPDGGNGGRGGDVTLVVDQDITTLLDYHHSPHRKATNGQPGAGDHRSGKDGQDLVLPVPDGTVVLDRSGNVLADMVGQGTTFVAGQGGRGGLGNAALASARRKAPGFALLGEPGEARDIVLELKTVADVALVGYPSAGKSSLISVLSAAKPKIADYPFTTLVPNLGVVTAGSTVYTIADVPGLIPGASQGRGLGLEFLRHVERCSVLVHVLDTATLESDRDPVSDLDMIEEELKQYGGLEDRPRIVVLNKIDIPDGQDLADMIRPDLEARGYRVFEASAVARTGLKELSFALAGVIAEARAAKPVEVATRIVIRPKAVDDAGFTVTLEEDGIYRVRGEKPERWVRQTDFNNDEAVGYLADRLNRLGVEDQLMKAGARAGDGVAIGAEDNAVVFDWEPTMAAGAEMLGRRGEDHRLEAPRPAAQRRRDRESERDEVQREFDDFNPF from the coding sequence ATGACCACCTTCGTGGACCGCGTCGAGCTGCATGTCGCCGCGGGTAACGGAGGCCACGGCTGTGCCTCCGTTCACCGTGAGAAGTTCAAGCCGCTCGGCGGCCCGGATGGCGGCAACGGCGGCCGTGGCGGCGATGTGACCCTGGTCGTCGACCAGGACATCACCACGCTCCTCGACTACCACCACAGCCCCCACCGCAAGGCCACCAACGGCCAGCCCGGTGCGGGCGACCACCGCTCCGGCAAGGACGGCCAGGACCTCGTCCTGCCGGTTCCCGACGGCACGGTCGTGCTCGACAGGAGCGGCAACGTGCTGGCCGACATGGTCGGCCAGGGCACCACGTTCGTCGCCGGCCAGGGCGGCCGCGGCGGCCTCGGCAACGCCGCGCTGGCCTCCGCCCGGCGCAAGGCCCCCGGCTTCGCGCTGCTCGGCGAGCCCGGTGAGGCCCGGGACATCGTCCTGGAGCTCAAGACCGTCGCCGATGTCGCGCTGGTGGGCTACCCGAGCGCCGGCAAGTCCTCGCTGATCTCCGTCCTGTCGGCGGCCAAGCCGAAGATCGCCGACTACCCCTTCACGACCCTCGTCCCCAACCTCGGCGTGGTCACCGCGGGCAGCACCGTCTACACCATCGCCGACGTCCCGGGCCTGATCCCGGGCGCCAGCCAGGGCCGGGGCCTCGGCCTGGAGTTCCTGCGGCACGTGGAGCGCTGCTCGGTGCTCGTGCACGTACTGGACACCGCGACGCTGGAGTCCGACCGCGACCCGGTCTCCGACCTCGACATGATCGAGGAGGAGCTGAAGCAGTACGGCGGCCTGGAGGACCGGCCCCGCATCGTCGTCCTCAACAAGATCGATATCCCGGACGGCCAGGACCTCGCCGACATGATCCGCCCGGACCTGGAGGCGCGCGGCTACCGCGTCTTCGAGGCGTCCGCCGTCGCCCGTACCGGCCTGAAGGAGCTCTCCTTCGCGCTCGCGGGCGTCATCGCCGAGGCGCGCGCGGCCAAGCCCGTGGAGGTGGCGACCCGTATCGTCATCCGCCCGAAGGCCGTCGACGACGCGGGATTCACCGTCACCCTGGAGGAGGACGGCATCTACCGGGTGCGCGGCGAGAAGCCGGAGCGCTGGGTCCGGCAGACCGACTTCAACAACGACGAGGCCGTCGGCTACCTGGCGGACCGTCTCAACCGTCTCGGTGTCGAGGACCAGCTGATGAAGGCCGGCGCCCGTGCGGGCGACGGCGTGGCCATCGGCGCCGAGGACAACGCGGTCGTCTTCGACTGGGAGCCGACCATGGCCGCGGGTGCGGAGATGCTCGGCCGGCGTGGCGAGGACCACCGTCTCGAAGCGCCGCGCCCGGCGGCGCAGCGCCGTCGCGACCGTGAGTCCGAACGCGACGAGGTGCAGCGCGAGTTCGACGACTTCAACCCGTTCTAG
- a CDS encoding acyltransferase yields MNYRVQPTAQVDDRAEIGAGSSVWELAQIREGAKLGEGCVVGRGAYVGTGVQIGNNVKLQNYALVYEPAELGDGVFVGPAVVLTNDHNPRSVDPDGRQKRGGDWEAVGVKVAEGASLGARSVCVAPVRIGRWAMVAAGAVVTKDVPDFALVAGVPARRIGWVGRSGVRLTEQAGEPGVWKCPQSGALYEEKDGVLAERGA; encoded by the coding sequence GTGAACTACAGGGTCCAGCCCACCGCTCAGGTCGACGATCGCGCCGAGATCGGGGCCGGCAGCAGTGTGTGGGAACTCGCCCAGATCCGCGAGGGTGCCAAGCTCGGTGAAGGTTGTGTGGTCGGCCGCGGCGCCTACGTCGGCACGGGCGTGCAGATCGGCAACAACGTCAAGCTGCAGAATTACGCTCTCGTGTACGAGCCCGCCGAACTCGGTGACGGCGTCTTCGTCGGGCCGGCCGTGGTCCTCACCAACGACCACAACCCGCGCTCGGTCGACCCCGACGGAAGGCAGAAGCGCGGCGGCGACTGGGAGGCCGTCGGTGTGAAGGTCGCAGAGGGCGCTTCCCTGGGTGCCCGCTCGGTCTGTGTCGCGCCGGTCCGGATCGGCCGCTGGGCCATGGTGGCGGCCGGCGCGGTCGTCACGAAGGACGTACCCGACTTCGCCCTGGTCGCCGGTGTCCCTGCCCGCCGGATCGGCTGGGTCGGCCGCAGCGGAGTGCGCCTGACCGAGCAGGCCGGCGAACCGGGCGTGTGGAAGTGTCCGCAGAGCGGCGCCCTGTACGAGGAGAAGGACGGCGTTCTCGCCGAGCGCGGGGCCTGA
- the rplU gene encoding 50S ribosomal protein L21, which translates to MYAIVRSGGRQHKVAVGDIVEVDKISTAQVGDTVELSTLLVVDGDAVTSDPWVLAGIKVQAEVVDHHKGAKIDILRYKNKTGYRRRQGHRQQYTAIKVTGIPAAAK; encoded by the coding sequence GTGTACGCCATCGTGCGCAGCGGTGGCCGCCAGCACAAGGTTGCTGTCGGTGACATCGTTGAGGTTGACAAGATTTCCACTGCCCAGGTTGGCGACACGGTCGAGCTCTCGACCCTGCTCGTGGTCGACGGCGACGCCGTGACCAGCGACCCGTGGGTGCTGGCCGGGATCAAGGTCCAGGCCGAGGTCGTGGACCACCACAAGGGCGCGAAGATCGACATCCTTCGCTACAAGAACAAGACCGGCTACCGCCGTCGCCAGGGTCACCGTCAGCAGTACACGGCGATCAAGGTCACCGGTATCCCCGCGGCTGCGAAGTAA
- a CDS encoding glycosyltransferase family 2 protein — protein sequence MNEKPIPDVTVIIGAYEAMPYLIRCLESVEAQTIGADRIEIVAVDDGSTDGTGEYLEEFAARSAVPTRVVRQANSGGPSGPRNVGLGMARGRYVFFLDADDYFGEEALERMVARADRANTDVVLGKVIGVNRGAPRSMWTATKDRVNVYNSKVIYTLSAQKLFRREMLERLGLRFDEGLKTGEDALFTMEAYLRGAGVSVISNYTCYYLVGRDDGKHVTKSGTYEWRFDSMRAMMALIHRLEPAGPKRDFLMVRPFTVGMMQQFGPGFLRDSEEVRRHKMELAAPLMDTYWNDGVARLIKVAERLRLAAVARGRADVLVDMLTYVRAKSVPDVVSSRKRDKLFLAYPHFRDRSSGLSDSDFEVTVPDWHDGKRIEKPEVVARRASLSRRIVRRMRRDARRWKLRISAG from the coding sequence GTGAACGAGAAGCCAATTCCTGACGTAACCGTGATCATCGGCGCATATGAGGCAATGCCTTACCTCATTCGCTGTCTCGAATCCGTGGAGGCGCAGACCATCGGCGCCGACCGGATCGAGATCGTGGCGGTCGACGACGGCTCGACCGATGGCACCGGTGAGTACCTGGAGGAGTTCGCGGCCCGGTCCGCGGTTCCGACGAGGGTGGTCAGGCAGGCGAATTCGGGCGGCCCCAGCGGGCCGCGCAATGTGGGTCTCGGCATGGCGCGGGGCCGCTATGTCTTCTTCCTCGACGCGGACGACTACTTCGGCGAGGAGGCCCTGGAGCGGATGGTCGCGAGGGCCGACCGGGCGAACACCGACGTGGTGCTCGGCAAGGTGATCGGGGTCAATCGCGGAGCGCCCCGGTCGATGTGGACAGCCACCAAGGACCGGGTCAATGTATACAATTCAAAGGTCATTTACACGCTGAGTGCGCAGAAACTCTTCCGGCGTGAAATGCTGGAGCGACTCGGCCTGCGATTCGATGAGGGACTCAAGACCGGTGAGGACGCGCTCTTCACCATGGAGGCGTATCTGCGGGGTGCCGGAGTCTCCGTCATCTCCAATTACACCTGCTATTACCTGGTCGGCCGGGACGACGGAAAGCACGTCACCAAGAGCGGCACCTATGAATGGCGCTTCGACTCCATGCGGGCCATGATGGCGCTCATTCACCGGCTTGAACCCGCCGGGCCGAAGAGGGATTTCTTGATGGTCCGCCCCTTCACGGTCGGGATGATGCAGCAGTTCGGTCCCGGCTTCCTCCGGGACTCGGAGGAGGTCCGGCGCCACAAGATGGAGCTCGCGGCGCCGCTCATGGACACGTACTGGAACGACGGCGTGGCGCGCCTGATCAAGGTCGCCGAGAGGCTGCGGCTCGCCGCTGTGGCGCGGGGCCGGGCCGATGTGCTGGTGGACATGCTGACGTATGTGCGGGCGAAATCCGTTCCGGATGTGGTCAGTTCACGGAAGCGGGACAAGCTCTTCCTCGCGTACCCGCACTTCCGGGACCGTTCGAGTGGTCTCTCGGACTCCGATTTCGAGGTCACCGTGCCCGACTGGCACGACGGCAAGCGCATCGAGAAGCCCGAGGTCGTAGCCCGCAGGGCGTCGCTGTCACGGCGCATAGTCCGGCGTATGCGGCGGGACGCGCGGCGCTGGAAGTTGCGGATCAGCGCAGGCTGA
- a CDS encoding glucose-1-phosphate thymidylyltransferase, producing the protein MKALVLSGGAGTRLRPITHTSAKQLVPVANKPVLFYGLEAIAEAGITEVGIIVGDTAQEIREAVGDGSRLGIEVTYIPQDEPLGLAHAVLIARDFLADDDFVMYLGDNFIVGGITGLVEEFRTDRPDAQILLTQVPNPTSFGVAELDADGRVAALEEKPKEPKSDLALVGVYLFTPAIHEAVRSIEPSWRGELEITHAIQWLIDQKRDVRSTTIRGYWKDTGNVTDMLEVNRTVLESIEPSHEEAEVDEDSEIIGRVRIEAGAKVSGSRIVGPAVIGARSVISGAYVGPFTSVSEDCRIEDSEIEYSIVLRGASIAGVRRVEASLIGRDVEVTPAPRSPSAHRLVLGDHSKVQISS; encoded by the coding sequence GTGAAGGCTCTCGTACTGTCCGGAGGGGCCGGCACCCGCCTGCGTCCCATCACACACACCTCGGCCAAGCAACTGGTGCCCGTCGCGAACAAGCCCGTGCTGTTCTACGGCCTGGAGGCCATCGCGGAAGCGGGTATCACCGAGGTCGGCATCATCGTGGGCGACACCGCCCAGGAGATCCGCGAGGCGGTCGGCGACGGTTCGCGGCTCGGCATCGAGGTCACGTACATCCCGCAGGACGAGCCGCTCGGCCTCGCCCACGCGGTGCTGATCGCCCGTGACTTCCTGGCGGACGACGACTTCGTCATGTACCTCGGTGACAATTTCATCGTCGGCGGCATCACCGGTCTGGTGGAGGAGTTCCGCACCGACAGGCCCGATGCGCAGATCCTCCTGACCCAGGTGCCCAACCCGACCTCCTTCGGTGTCGCGGAGCTCGACGCCGACGGCCGGGTAGCGGCCCTGGAGGAGAAGCCGAAGGAGCCCAAGAGCGATCTGGCGCTCGTCGGTGTCTACCTCTTCACCCCCGCCATCCACGAGGCCGTCCGTTCGATCGAGCCGTCCTGGCGGGGCGAGCTGGAAATCACGCACGCCATCCAGTGGCTGATCGACCAGAAGCGCGACGTGCGCTCCACCACGATCCGCGGGTACTGGAAGGACACCGGCAATGTCACCGACATGCTGGAGGTCAACCGGACCGTACTGGAGTCCATCGAGCCGTCCCACGAGGAGGCCGAGGTCGACGAGGACAGCGAGATCATCGGCCGGGTGCGGATCGAGGCGGGCGCCAAGGTCAGCGGCAGCCGCATCGTCGGGCCCGCGGTCATCGGCGCCCGGTCGGTGATCAGCGGCGCGTACGTGGGCCCGTTCACCTCGGTCTCGGAGGACTGCCGGATCGAGGACAGCGAGATCGAGTACTCCATCGTTCTGCGGGGCGCCTCCATCGCCGGTGTCCGCCGAGTGGAGGCGTCGCTCATCGGCCGTGACGTCGAGGTGACCCCTGCGCCCCGTTCCCCGTCCGCGCACCGACTCGTACTCGGCGATCACAGCAAGGTGCAGATCTCTTCATGA
- the rpmA gene encoding 50S ribosomal protein L27 — MAHKKGASSTRNGRDSNAQRLGVKRFGGQAVNAGEILVRQRGTHFHPGTGVGRGGDDTLFALAAGAVEFGTHRGRKVVNIVPIAG, encoded by the coding sequence ATGGCACACAAGAAGGGCGCATCGTCCACCCGGAACGGGCGCGATTCCAATGCTCAGCGGCTCGGCGTGAAGCGCTTCGGCGGTCAGGCCGTCAACGCCGGTGAGATCCTGGTCCGCCAGCGCGGCACCCACTTCCACCCGGGCACGGGCGTCGGCCGTGGTGGCGACGACACGCTGTTCGCACTCGCCGCCGGTGCGGTCGAGTTCGGCACGCACCGTGGCCGCAAGGTCGTGAACATCGTTCCGATCGCCGGCTGA
- a CDS encoding bifunctional cytidylyltransferase/SDR family oxidoreductase: MSAQHIAKARTTAVVLAGGTGQRVGLSIPKQLLKIAGKAVIEHTLSIFQQADSIDDVIVLMAPGYVPDVEKIVAKAGLTKVTKVIEGGSTRNETTERAIAALGEGLAEGEDRNVLFHDAVRPLLSQRVIKDCVDALDRYQAVDVAIPSADTIIVTRTHGGDGEFITDVPDRSRLRRGQTPQAFKLSTIRRAYEVAAGDPNFQATDDCSVVLKYLPDVPIYVVAGDEYNMKVTQPVDVFIADKLFQLASTAVPQPTDDAAYRELLTGKTLVIFGGSYGIGADIAALAESYGASVYALGRSTTGTHVENPEHVDDALSKAYADTSRVDYVINTAGVLRIGKLAETDNTTIQEALNVNYLAPVQIARASYKYLAETKGQLLLYTSSSYTRGRAEYSLYSSTKAAMVNLTQALSDEWAGDGVRVNCVNPERTATPMRTKAFGDEPAGTLLSSEAVARTSLDVLLSEMTGHVIDVRQQDPTRGASEASGFEQALAAVLDRQADV; encoded by the coding sequence GTGTCTGCTCAGCACATAGCCAAAGCCCGAACCACAGCAGTCGTGCTGGCCGGCGGTACCGGCCAGCGCGTGGGTCTGTCCATTCCCAAGCAGCTGCTGAAGATCGCAGGCAAGGCTGTCATCGAGCACACGCTGTCGATCTTCCAGCAGGCCGACTCCATCGACGACGTCATCGTGCTGATGGCTCCGGGCTATGTGCCCGATGTGGAGAAGATCGTCGCCAAGGCCGGACTCACCAAGGTCACCAAGGTGATCGAGGGCGGCTCCACCCGCAACGAGACCACTGAGCGCGCCATCGCGGCCCTCGGCGAGGGCCTGGCCGAGGGAGAGGACCGCAACGTCCTCTTCCACGACGCCGTGCGCCCCCTGCTCTCGCAGCGTGTCATCAAGGACTGCGTGGACGCCCTGGACCGCTACCAGGCGGTCGACGTCGCCATCCCGTCCGCGGACACGATCATCGTGACCCGCACCCACGGCGGCGACGGCGAGTTCATCACCGACGTGCCCGACCGGTCCCGGCTGCGCCGCGGCCAGACGCCGCAGGCCTTCAAGCTCTCCACGATCCGCCGGGCGTACGAGGTCGCTGCGGGCGACCCGAACTTCCAGGCCACCGATGACTGCTCGGTCGTCCTGAAGTACCTCCCCGACGTGCCGATCTACGTGGTCGCGGGCGACGAGTACAACATGAAGGTCACCCAGCCGGTCGACGTCTTCATCGCGGACAAGCTCTTCCAGCTGGCCTCCACGGCCGTGCCGCAGCCGACCGACGATGCCGCCTACCGCGAGCTGCTCACCGGTAAGACCCTCGTCATCTTCGGCGGCTCGTACGGCATCGGCGCGGACATCGCGGCGCTCGCCGAGTCCTACGGCGCCTCCGTCTACGCCTTGGGCCGCTCCACCACCGGTACGCATGTGGAGAACCCGGAGCACGTCGACGACGCGCTCTCCAAGGCGTACGCGGACACCAGCCGCGTCGACTACGTGATCAACACCGCGGGCGTGCTCCGCATCGGCAAGCTGGCCGAGACGGACAACACGACCATCCAGGAAGCGCTGAACGTCAACTACCTGGCGCCCGTTCAGATCGCCCGCGCCTCGTACAAGTACCTCGCCGAGACCAAGGGTCAGCTGCTGCTCTACACCTCCAGCAGCTACACCCGGGGCCGCGCCGAGTACAGCCTCTACTCGTCGACCAAGGCCGCCATGGTGAACCTCACCCAGGCGCTCTCGGACGAGTGGGCGGGCGACGGAGTGCGGGTGAACTGCGTGAACCCCGAGCGCACCGCCACCCCGATGCGTACCAAGGCGTTCGGCGACGAGCCCGCGGGCACGCTGCTCTCTTCCGAGGCGGTCGCCAGGACCTCCCTCGACGTCCTGCTCTCCGAGATGACCGGCCATGTCATTGACGTACGGCAGCAGGACCCGACCCGAGGTGCCTCCGAGGCATCCGGCTTCGAACAGGCGCTGGCCGCTGTCCTGGACCGACAGGCCGATGTGTAA
- the rfbD gene encoding dTDP-4-dehydrorhamnose reductase has translation MSAVWLVTGAAGMLGQDVLARLAREDVTAVAADRAAMDIADPGSVRAGFGKHRPAVVVNCAAWTAVDDAESQEDAALRVNGTGPEVLAAACREQGAVLLQVSTDYVFAGDGEKPYAEDGPTGPRSAYGRTKLAGEQAVLDTLPDTGYVVRTAWLYGTGGGNFVRTMIKLEGVKETLDVVDDQRGQPTWTADLADLLVRLGQAALAGTAPAGVYHGTSGGETTWFGFTREIFRLLGTDPARVRPTTSGAFVRRAPRPAFSVLRHDRWAEAGIEPIRDWRAALEEAFPALLAAERS, from the coding sequence GTGAGCGCCGTCTGGCTGGTCACCGGAGCCGCCGGGATGCTGGGCCAGGACGTCCTGGCCCGGCTCGCCCGTGAGGACGTCACCGCGGTCGCCGCGGACCGTGCGGCCATGGACATTGCGGACCCCGGATCGGTGCGTGCAGGCTTCGGCAAGCACCGCCCCGCCGTCGTGGTGAACTGCGCCGCCTGGACCGCTGTCGACGACGCCGAGTCCCAGGAGGACGCCGCGCTGCGGGTCAACGGCACAGGCCCCGAGGTCCTCGCCGCGGCCTGCCGTGAGCAGGGTGCCGTCCTCCTCCAGGTCTCGACCGACTACGTCTTCGCCGGGGACGGCGAGAAGCCCTATGCCGAGGACGGCCCCACCGGACCGCGCAGCGCCTACGGCCGCACCAAACTGGCCGGCGAGCAGGCCGTGCTCGACACCCTGCCGGACACCGGTTACGTGGTCCGTACCGCCTGGCTGTACGGCACGGGCGGCGGCAACTTCGTCCGTACGATGATCAAGCTGGAGGGCGTCAAGGAGACCCTTGACGTGGTGGACGACCAGCGCGGACAGCCCACCTGGACCGCCGATCTGGCCGACCTGCTGGTCCGGCTCGGACAGGCCGCCCTCGCGGGCACCGCCCCCGCGGGTGTCTACCACGGCACCAGCGGCGGCGAGACGACCTGGTTCGGTTTCACCCGGGAGATCTTCCGGCTGCTCGGCACCGACCCTGCGCGCGTCCGCCCCACCACCAGCGGGGCCTTCGTACGGCGGGCTCCCCGTCCCGCTTTCAGCGTGCTGCGACACGACCGCTGGGCG
- the rfbB gene encoding dTDP-glucose 4,6-dehydratase, with protein sequence MTTNILVTGGAGFIGSHYVRTVLGPEGPGNIAVTVLDKLTYAGNPANLDEVRDHPGFRFVQGDICDPELVSKLMAEHHQVVHFAAESHVDRSIDGGAEFVRTNVVGTHTLIHAAHLAGIKTFVHISTDEVYGSIDEGSWPETDPLAPNSPYSAAKASSDLIALSYHRTHGLDVRVTRCSNNYGHHHFPEKVIPLFVTNLLDGKTVPLYGDGANVRDWLHIDDHVQGIELVRTKGRPGEVYNIGGGTELSNKELTGLLLDACGADWDTSVTYVEDRKGHDRRYSVDCTKIREELGYEPRKDFRTGLAETVQWYRDNRAWWEPLKDRAAL encoded by the coding sequence ATGACCACCAATATCCTGGTGACCGGCGGCGCCGGTTTCATCGGCTCGCACTACGTCCGTACGGTGCTCGGCCCCGAGGGTCCCGGCAACATCGCCGTGACCGTGCTCGACAAGCTCACCTACGCGGGCAACCCGGCCAACCTCGACGAGGTGCGTGACCACCCCGGTTTCAGGTTCGTACAGGGCGACATCTGTGATCCCGAGCTGGTCTCCAAGCTGATGGCCGAGCACCACCAGGTGGTGCACTTCGCCGCCGAATCCCATGTGGACCGCTCCATCGACGGCGGCGCCGAATTCGTCCGTACGAACGTCGTGGGCACCCACACTCTGATCCACGCCGCGCACCTGGCCGGCATCAAGACCTTCGTGCACATCTCCACCGACGAGGTCTACGGCTCGATCGACGAGGGCTCCTGGCCCGAAACCGATCCGCTCGCGCCCAACTCGCCGTACTCCGCGGCCAAGGCGTCCAGCGACCTGATCGCGCTCTCGTACCACCGCACCCACGGTCTCGACGTGCGGGTGACCCGCTGCTCCAACAACTACGGGCACCACCACTTCCCCGAGAAGGTCATCCCGCTGTTCGTCACCAACCTGCTGGACGGCAAGACGGTCCCGCTGTACGGCGACGGCGCCAACGTCCGCGACTGGCTGCACATCGACGACCACGTCCAGGGCATCGAACTGGTCCGTACGAAGGGCCGGCCCGGTGAGGTCTACAACATCGGCGGCGGCACCGAGCTCTCCAACAAGGAGCTGACCGGTCTGCTGCTCGACGCCTGCGGGGCCGACTGGGACACCAGCGTCACCTATGTGGAGGACCGCAAGGGCCACGACCGACGCTACTCGGTCGACTGCACCAAGATCCGCGAGGAGCTCGGCTACGAGCCCCGCAAGGATTTCCGCACCGGCCTCGCCGAGACCGTGCAGTGGTACCGCGACAACCGCGCCTGGTGGGAGCCGCTGAAGGACCGGGCCGCGCTGTGA